The following are encoded together in the Humulus lupulus chromosome 5, drHumLupu1.1, whole genome shotgun sequence genome:
- the LOC133779327 gene encoding guanosine nucleotide diphosphate dissociation inhibitor 2-like gives MIVEPKGGSPQIANELGKLLPCPLLQEFHSHCFLALPSIGKEIVEVLDILPRWFDLQHMFVEGAGIKKYGLDDNTVDFIGHALALQRDDRYLNEPALDTVKRMKSLARFQGGSPYIYPLYGLGELPQAFARLSAVYGGTYMLNKPECKVEFNEGKVIGVTSEGETTRCKKVVCDPSYLQNKVRKVGKVARAIAIMSHPIPNTNDSHSVQVILPQKQLGRQSDMYLFCCSYSHNVAPKGKFIAFVSTDAETDNPEPELKPGIDLLGPDDEIFFDIYDRYELVNEPTLDYCFISTVSYTY, from the exons CTGGGTAAATTGCTTCCATGTCCACTCCTTCAAGAATTTCACTCTCACTGCTTCTTG GCTCTCCCATCGATTGGCAAGGAAATAGTTGAAGTTCTGGATATACTGCCGAGGTGGTTTGATTTACAACACATGTTTGTTGAAg GTGCTGGAATTAA GAAATATGGTCTTGATGACAATACTGTGGACTTTATTGGTCATGCATTAGCTCTTCAAAGGGATGATCGTTACCTAAATGAACCTGCACTGGATACCGTGAAAAGAATGAAG TCTCTAGCACGTTTTCAAGGAGGATCGCCATATATATATCCTTTATATGGACTGGGAGAGCTTCCA CAGGCCTTTGCACGGCTTAGTgcagtttatggagggacatatATGTTGAATAAACCTGAGTGTAAG GTTGAGTTCAATGAGGGAAAAGTCATTGGGGTCACATCTGAAGGTGAAACTACTAGATGCAAAAAGGTTGTGTGTGATCCATCATACTTGCAAAACAAG GTTAGAAAGGTTGGTAAGGTTGCAAGGGCAATTGCCATCATGAGCCATCCAATACCGAACACCAATGATTCTCACTCAGTACAGGTTATCTTGCCACAGAAGCAGTTGGGTCGCCAATCAGACAT GTATCTTTTCTGTTGTTCTTACTCTCACAATGTTGCTCCAAAAGGAAAATTTATCGCATTTGTATCGACTGACGCAGAGACAGATAATCCAGAGCCTGAGCTGAAACCTGGAATTGATCTTCTTGGGCCTGACGACGAGATATTTTTTGATATTTATGACAGATATGAACTAGTCAATGAACCCACACTGGACTATTGCTTTATATCAACAGTGAGTTATACATACtga